The Zestosphaera sp. genome has a window encoding:
- a CDS encoding phosphate uptake regulator PhoU — protein sequence MRYRRRVQVVGGSTYIVSLPKEWAKSLNLQHGTELVLEVMPDSTLKVYLSDEARPEALLEEELKFDKSSVELFFIKLIASYVVGYDKIIITCVDCSSTELEELVRQIIERTIGLEVIEKDKNTVELQCLANISTLTLSEVVKNIVRLTLKSFADLEKAVKKGEARDSREIIARDSLIDKLYLYGLRQLNQVLLGRVNYATVGLKTMTQAIYLAMMLKFLERIADHLSSLAEDTAKLIESEVGTPSKLITYVEALQAKYTQIANYLVVEHGAREEDLRFLGELVKELRVLESGVASDTIISKHGGEHLVRISAYLRDLIELLADMHELAKLVSSSA from the coding sequence ATGAGATATAGAAGGAGAGTACAGGTCGTCGGGGGGTCTACCTACATAGTTTCTCTACCTAAAGAGTGGGCCAAGAGCTTGAACCTGCAACACGGTACTGAGTTAGTACTTGAAGTAATGCCTGACTCAACACTCAAGGTATACTTGAGTGATGAGGCACGTCCTGAAGCACTACTGGAAGAAGAACTCAAGTTCGACAAGAGTTCTGTAGAGTTATTTTTCATTAAGTTAATAGCGTCTTACGTGGTGGGGTATGATAAGATAATCATTACATGTGTTGACTGTTCTTCCACAGAGCTAGAGGAGCTAGTCAGGCAGATAATTGAGAGGACTATAGGCTTAGAAGTCATCGAGAAAGACAAGAATACCGTAGAGCTACAATGCTTAGCCAACATCTCTACGCTCACACTCTCAGAAGTAGTTAAGAACATCGTTAGACTCACGCTGAAATCCTTCGCAGACCTTGAGAAAGCCGTGAAGAAGGGAGAAGCTAGAGACTCTCGTGAAATCATAGCTAGAGACAGCCTTATAGACAAGCTCTACTTGTATGGCTTAAGACAATTAAATCAGGTATTACTCGGTAGAGTCAATTATGCTACAGTAGGATTAAAGACCATGACTCAAGCAATATATCTAGCAATGATGCTTAAATTCTTGGAGAGAATAGCTGACCACTTATCTAGCCTAGCCGAAGACACAGCTAAGCTAATAGAGAGTGAGGTAGGTACGCCTAGCAAGTTGATTACCTACGTTGAGGCGTTGCAAGCCAAGTATACTCAGATAGCTAACTACCTAGTAGTAGAGCATGGAGCTAGAGAAGAAGACTTGCGTTTCCTCGGTGAGCTAGTTAAGGAACTAAGAGTGCTTGAATCTGGCGTGGCTAGCGACACCATCATATCTAAGCACGGGGGTGAGCATTTAGTGAGGATATCTGCTTACTTGAGAGACCTCATAGAGTTGCTGGCTGATATGCATGAACTAGCCAAACTAGTCTCAAGTTCAGCCTAG
- a CDS encoding PhoH family protein: protein MLEKIEAMTPGQERLKEALKDDSYPIVGIFGPTGVGKSLFALAYGLSSVNEGKYKRLIVIRPVIDVTTGREITMAESGSLFMELSKQYVTDVLSGLTTWEEIEKLINEGKITFADSHYLKGRTFDNAIVFIDDAQSLKLESLIEAVVRVGKNSRLIVAADPIFQALRSKHQDPTSVIREILAGEARALVIDLGIKDVVREGAKMGLRLLMEYILRTRKLTESEQRALEVVKLKSPDSDVITVLDIGRLASNYGISSEYVPNYLIIVKKGHLGRLVGKGGERVTSIEKELNARVRGVELDTDISELIRAVHPVSWVWKRVTDIDFKGAYISIEVEEGVLGAFVGQKGSYIRFLDAITKELFGIGVKVTTSSRESRPKSRGRAKKSKQSS, encoded by the coding sequence ATGCTAGAGAAAATAGAAGCTATGACTCCCGGCCAAGAAAGACTTAAAGAAGCACTTAAGGACGATTCTTACCCTATAGTGGGGATTTTCGGTCCTACAGGAGTTGGTAAGTCTTTATTTGCTTTAGCTTACGGACTCAGCTCAGTAAATGAAGGCAAGTATAAGAGGTTAATCGTGATTAGGCCTGTTATAGACGTGACTACAGGCAGGGAAATCACGATGGCCGAGTCTGGGTCACTGTTTATGGAGCTCTCAAAACAGTACGTAACAGACGTCTTAAGCGGCTTGACGACTTGGGAAGAAATAGAGAAACTAATAAATGAAGGTAAGATAACCTTCGCAGACAGCCACTACTTAAAGGGCAGAACGTTTGACAACGCAATAGTTTTTATTGATGACGCACAATCCTTGAAGCTGGAATCACTCATAGAAGCCGTCGTTAGGGTAGGCAAGAATAGCAGGCTGATAGTAGCTGCTGACCCAATATTCCAAGCTTTAAGGAGTAAACATCAAGACCCAACATCAGTTATACGAGAGATTTTAGCAGGTGAGGCTAGAGCACTCGTGATTGACCTAGGAATAAAAGACGTAGTCAGAGAGGGCGCTAAGATGGGTTTGAGGCTGCTCATGGAATACATACTCAGAACTAGGAAACTCACTGAGTCAGAGCAGAGAGCTCTTGAGGTTGTTAAGCTAAAATCGCCTGACTCTGACGTCATAACAGTTCTAGACATAGGCAGGCTAGCCAGTAATTACGGGATTTCCTCAGAGTACGTGCCTAACTACCTGATAATAGTCAAGAAGGGACATCTAGGCAGGCTAGTTGGTAAGGGTGGTGAGAGGGTTACCTCTATAGAGAAAGAACTAAACGCTAGAGTAAGAGGTGTTGAGTTAGATACGGACATCTCAGAATTAATAAGAGCAGTGCATCCTGTGTCTTGGGTTTGGAAGAGAGTAACAGATATTGATTTTAAGGGTGCCTACATATCTATCGAAGTAGAGGAGGGTGTTCTAGGAGCTTTCGTGGGTCAGAAAGGGTCTTACATAAGATTCTTAGACGCCATAACTAAAGAGTTGTTCGGCATAGGAGTTAAAGTCACTACTTCAAGCAGAGAATCAAGACCCAAATCCAGGGGGAGAGCTAAGAAATCTAAGCAGAGTTCATGA
- a CDS encoding class I SAM-dependent methyltransferase family protein, which produces MRAQNILLWSGMGRGKLLRKIAEEVLGKEKAEKIWGRIEIIGDIAVIRKPPELPAEAFIPLGEEIIKRLPYVKSVWLAVTSVKTHYRVREHVFLAGENRSTTTYREHGCVFKVDINSVYVSPALNYEHKRIADLVRPGEFIINMFAGAGLFSIIIAKKAKPRKVISIDINPRAYELMRENIVLNRVEDVVEARLGDAAQVVKEFVGMADRVLMPLPEYSRTYLPDAILALKECGVIHAYDFVTAEEKDEALLKGVEIFSKELEKHGVYYEFLHKRVVRSVGPRYYQVVLDIRVSQGKRMSQD; this is translated from the coding sequence ATGAGAGCTCAAAATATTTTACTGTGGTCGGGGATGGGCAGAGGCAAGCTACTGAGAAAGATAGCCGAGGAAGTCTTAGGTAAGGAAAAAGCTGAGAAAATATGGGGTAGGATAGAGATAATAGGCGATATAGCGGTAATTAGAAAACCCCCGGAACTCCCTGCTGAGGCTTTCATACCTTTAGGTGAGGAAATCATTAAGAGGCTACCTTACGTTAAGTCAGTCTGGCTAGCAGTAACCTCAGTAAAGACACATTACAGAGTTAGAGAACATGTTTTTCTAGCCGGCGAAAATAGAAGTACTACTACTTACCGAGAACACGGATGTGTTTTCAAGGTAGATATAAACTCTGTCTACGTCTCGCCAGCTCTTAATTACGAACATAAGAGGATAGCCGACCTAGTAAGACCGGGTGAGTTCATAATAAACATGTTTGCAGGAGCTGGTCTCTTCTCTATCATAATAGCTAAGAAAGCAAAGCCAAGAAAGGTTATATCTATCGATATCAACCCTCGAGCCTATGAGTTAATGCGTGAAAACATAGTGTTAAATAGGGTTGAGGACGTCGTTGAAGCTAGGTTAGGAGACGCCGCACAGGTAGTGAAAGAGTTTGTAGGCATGGCTGACAGAGTGCTAATGCCTTTACCTGAGTACTCACGCACGTACCTACCAGACGCGATCCTAGCATTGAAAGAGTGTGGTGTGATTCACGCTTACGATTTTGTAACTGCTGAAGAGAAAGACGAAGCATTACTTAAGGGAGTGGAGATATTCAGCAAAGAACTCGAAAAGCACGGTGTTTATTATGAGTTCTTGCACAAGAGAGTAGTCAGGAGTGTTGGACCGCGATACTATCAGGTAGTCCTTGATATAAGAGTGAGTCAAGGTAAGAGAATGAGTCAAGATTAA
- a CDS encoding DUF2258 domain-containing protein — MPTMRTGLVIAGGYATKVRRVVFAQLAEDIREKRIDNKVVAFHVAQLNRFLFEVLVDRLKVNKGDAVRVSIDYEVSEGKIIWKFDTLKVEVFRRVPDEEVTAVLMTLVPEAEKIMAAPVEYAVEFVGDTSDGDKIYALKVGEREGGILELIPINEEFLYIKVGVLLVPEPTKVEKTKIALEGRSYEDALKASINDLLSKGKPITPGEADSIISYVRSRLGEVRPEVKIEYE, encoded by the coding sequence ATGCCTACTATGAGAACAGGGCTAGTTATTGCTGGTGGTTACGCAACTAAGGTCAGGAGAGTAGTCTTCGCCCAGCTTGCGGAGGACATTAGAGAGAAGAGGATAGATAATAAGGTTGTAGCTTTCCACGTAGCTCAGCTCAATAGATTCCTGTTTGAAGTGCTAGTTGATAGACTTAAAGTAAACAAAGGAGATGCTGTGAGAGTAAGCATCGATTACGAGGTGAGTGAAGGCAAAATAATTTGGAAATTTGATACGCTGAAAGTAGAAGTCTTTAGGAGAGTGCCTGACGAAGAAGTAACTGCTGTTTTGATGACGCTAGTACCTGAAGCTGAGAAGATAATGGCCGCGCCAGTAGAGTACGCTGTAGAGTTCGTCGGAGACACTAGTGACGGAGACAAGATCTATGCTTTGAAAGTTGGAGAACGAGAAGGAGGGATTCTTGAGCTTATTCCAATAAATGAGGAGTTCTTGTATATTAAGGTCGGTGTTTTGCTAGTGCCCGAACCTACTAAAGTAGAGAAAACAAAGATAGCACTCGAGGGCAGGTCTTATGAAGATGCTTTGAAAGCCTCAATTAATGACTTACTAAGTAAGGGCAAGCCAATAACGCCTGGCGAAGCAGACTCAATAATAAGTTACGTGAGGAGCAGGTTAGGTGAGGTAAGACCTGAAGTAAAGATAGAGTATGAGTAG
- the dph2 gene encoding diphthamide biosynthesis enzyme Dph2: protein MSSLNRDSFLDYYYLDISELSKVAKERRPSRVLLQVPEGFKNRSYELIDYLQKLLVGAEIHVDASPSFGSCLLDLGVIEKYDLIIHLGHKRYPYWTPPDKVVYIDLQSKTRPSQEVLSSLIKSLRERNYMKLAVYTTAQHIDLTREIIELLRSNEFEVVNKDVEVIFGCWFSSLDSVKNFADAFVVVAGGKFHALGVGLRLGGSKEVISLDPYENNYSFLSNYVMKVLKSRLAKVMRSSDAMSWLIISGSGGQYRPWIINELARLITSSGGKYYVAVTSYLTRDLLVNIDSSILDAIVITSCPRLPIEDFHDYEKPVLTPGEAFMALKKVFEPYVFPW, encoded by the coding sequence ATGAGCTCACTTAATAGGGACTCTTTTCTCGATTACTACTACCTTGACATAAGCGAGCTCTCTAAAGTAGCTAAGGAGAGAAGACCTTCTAGAGTACTACTTCAAGTTCCTGAAGGATTTAAGAACAGATCTTACGAACTGATAGATTACTTACAGAAATTACTGGTTGGGGCAGAAATACACGTAGACGCGAGTCCCTCCTTCGGCTCGTGTCTCCTAGACTTAGGAGTTATTGAGAAATACGACTTAATAATACATTTAGGGCATAAGAGATACCCCTACTGGACACCACCGGACAAAGTAGTCTATATCGACCTACAGTCAAAAACTAGACCTAGCCAAGAAGTCTTAAGTTCTTTAATTAAGAGTCTGAGAGAGCGTAATTATATGAAGCTAGCTGTGTACACAACTGCTCAGCACATAGACTTAACTAGAGAGATTATCGAGCTACTTCGTAGCAACGAATTCGAGGTGGTTAATAAAGATGTTGAGGTAATTTTTGGATGTTGGTTCTCCAGCCTAGATTCAGTAAAAAACTTTGCTGACGCTTTCGTAGTCGTGGCTGGCGGGAAGTTTCACGCGTTAGGTGTAGGCTTAAGACTTGGTGGCAGTAAAGAAGTAATTTCGCTAGACCCTTATGAGAATAATTACAGCTTCTTAAGCAATTACGTCATGAAAGTCCTTAAGTCTAGGCTCGCTAAAGTAATGAGATCCTCAGACGCGATGTCTTGGCTGATAATCTCAGGTAGTGGGGGGCAGTACAGACCCTGGATAATTAACGAGCTCGCAAGACTTATAACTAGTTCTGGAGGTAAATACTACGTAGCTGTGACTTCATATCTTACGAGAGATCTCCTAGTCAACATTGACTCAAGTATTCTGGACGCGATAGTCATTACTTCATGCCCTAGATTACCGATAGAAGACTTCCACGATTACGAAAAACCTGTTTTAACGCCTGGTGAAGCTTTTATGGCGCTAAAAAAAGTTTTTGAACCTTATGTTTTTCCCTGGTAA
- a CDS encoding 50S ribosomal protein L16 — protein sequence MPLRPARCYKDLHKPPYTRKEYIDGIPQPKISKFVMGNPNGSYDLVVELVSLENAILRHNGLEAARVMAHKYLSKYVGEDKYFFIVRQYPHHVLRENKMMAFAGADRLQDGMRKAFGKPVGVGARVFYGSVIAEVRISAKNLPQAKEALRRFRDKIGIRTMLQVRELKTSSLVTSSNSVEAQK from the coding sequence GTGCCGCTAAGACCTGCTAGATGCTACAAAGACTTGCACAAGCCCCCATACACTAGGAAAGAATACATAGACGGTATACCACAGCCGAAAATAAGTAAGTTCGTTATGGGTAATCCTAACGGGAGTTATGACTTAGTCGTAGAGTTGGTTTCTTTAGAGAATGCAATATTAAGACATAACGGGCTTGAAGCTGCTAGAGTCATGGCACACAAATACTTGAGTAAGTATGTTGGTGAAGACAAGTACTTCTTCATAGTCAGGCAATACCCACACCACGTTCTCAGAGAAAATAAGATGATGGCTTTCGCAGGAGCTGACAGGCTTCAGGACGGCATGCGCAAGGCTTTCGGAAAGCCTGTAGGTGTTGGTGCGAGAGTCTTCTACGGGAGTGTAATAGCTGAAGTCAGGATTTCTGCTAAGAACTTACCTCAAGCTAAGGAAGCGTTAAGACGCTTTAGGGACAAAATAGGTATCAGAACTATGTTACAAGTAAGAGAATTAAAGACTTCTAGTCTCGTTACTTCGAGCAACTCGGTAGAAGCTCAGAAATGA
- a CDS encoding TrmH family RNA methyltransferase: protein MNRPDIRLVVVGPEGRINMGFILRLAKNFGINDICVVNPQFDLSDSEVKEFAARGAELLSNVVIKSSIEECLSDVKLSICTTSIADLESDVLRQSVPPYLLSYVLPKTGKIALVFGRESVGLKREELDKCDLVSTLDTGTDYNVLNLSHAIAIYMYEVLRASMRESYEANECDENVVRALRRELEELNSLLNDEKGIRALRNVLFRANPRNPECGALYRVLKKIVFQLKSRDSHT, encoded by the coding sequence TTGAATAGACCCGATATTAGGTTGGTAGTGGTTGGTCCTGAAGGAAGAATCAACATGGGTTTCATATTAAGACTTGCTAAGAATTTCGGTATTAATGACATATGCGTAGTTAACCCACAGTTTGACTTAAGCGATTCTGAAGTTAAGGAGTTTGCGGCTAGGGGTGCCGAGCTATTAAGTAACGTGGTTATTAAGTCTAGTATTGAAGAGTGTCTTTCTGACGTGAAGTTATCTATATGTACCACCTCAATAGCTGATCTAGAGTCTGACGTGTTAAGACAGTCAGTGCCTCCTTACCTCTTAAGTTATGTTCTCCCTAAGACGGGTAAGATAGCTTTAGTCTTCGGTAGGGAGAGTGTTGGTCTTAAAAGAGAAGAACTGGATAAGTGCGACTTAGTGTCTACACTAGATACCGGAACTGACTATAACGTACTTAACTTGTCTCACGCGATAGCTATCTACATGTATGAGGTTCTAAGAGCTTCCATGAGAGAATCTTATGAGGCTAATGAATGTGATGAGAACGTGGTAAGAGCTTTGAGGAGAGAGCTAGAAGAATTGAATTCACTCCTTAATGACGAGAAAGGGATTAGGGCGCTAAGGAATGTCTTGTTTAGAGCTAATCCTAGAAATCCTGAGTGCGGAGCTCTTTACAGGGTGTTGAAGAAGATAGTGTTTCAGCTTAAGTCAAGAGACTCACATACTTAA